One genomic region from Leptolyngbyaceae cyanobacterium JSC-12 encodes:
- a CDS encoding putative hydrolase or acyltransferase of alpha/beta superfamily (IMG reference gene:2510097600) has translation MLTQSIAPLEKLTWIWNGYKIPYTVTGSGRPLLLVHGFGASIGHWRKNIPVLAGAGYKVYAIDLLGFGNAEKPAIAYTVELWRDQLRDFWATHINQPTVFVGNSIGGLLCLMVLADYPEIAAGGVLLNSAGGLNHRPEELPLPLRVMMRTFTKIVSSNLVGPFLFNLIRQKPRLRRTLHQVYRDREAVTDELINLIYEPSCDAGAQKVFASVLTAPPGPTPAELLPKIRVPLLVLWGEADPWTPIAGASVYQTASTTHPITFVPIPNTGHCPHDENPDAVNPAIVNWLADLRIED, from the coding sequence GTGCTGACACAATCTATTGCTCCCCTCGAAAAACTTACCTGGATCTGGAACGGTTACAAAATTCCCTACACAGTTACGGGCAGCGGTCGTCCATTGTTGCTGGTACATGGCTTTGGTGCATCCATTGGGCACTGGCGCAAAAATATTCCCGTGCTGGCGGGCGCTGGTTACAAGGTGTATGCGATTGACCTGCTGGGATTTGGCAATGCCGAAAAGCCCGCGATCGCTTACACAGTGGAACTCTGGCGCGACCAACTGAGAGACTTTTGGGCAACTCATATTAATCAGCCTACCGTTTTTGTGGGTAACTCAATTGGCGGCTTGTTATGTTTGATGGTCCTGGCGGACTATCCTGAAATTGCAGCGGGTGGAGTGCTGCTTAACAGTGCAGGCGGTTTGAATCATCGTCCCGAAGAGCTGCCCCTGCCGTTGCGAGTGATGATGCGGACGTTTACTAAAATTGTCTCGTCTAACCTGGTGGGTCCGTTTTTATTTAATCTCATCCGGCAAAAGCCGCGTCTGCGTCGCACGTTGCATCAGGTTTATCGCGATCGCGAAGCAGTGACCGATGAACTCATCAATCTGATCTACGAACCATCCTGTGATGCAGGTGCCCAAAAAGTCTTTGCCTCCGTACTGACGGCACCTCCAGGACCGACGCCAGCAGAACTGCTGCCTAAAATTCGGGTGCCGCTGCTAGTATTGTGGGGCGAAGCCGATCCCTGGACGCCGATAGCTGGAGCCAGCGTTTATCAGACAGCCTCTACCACTCATCCCATTACCTTTGTGCCCATTCCCAATACTGGACATTGCCCCCATGACGAAAACCCGGATGCTGTAAATCCAGCGATTGTGAACTGGTTGGCAGACTTGAGGATTGAGGATTAG
- a CDS encoding pyruvate kinase (IMG reference gene:2510097599~PFAM: Pyruvate kinase, barrel domain; Pyruvate kinase, alpha/beta domain~TIGRFAM: pyruvate kinase) has product MQLLPHRTKIVATIGPASNSPEVVRKLLKAGMSVARLNFSHGSYESHAQNIHLLRSLAEEMEMPLALLQDLQGPKIRVGQIPEPGLQLIEGAHLTLVPLEDLNGQPDTIGIDYPYVAEEAEPGTQVLLADGLMELKVVEVQGRAVLCRVIEGGVLTSRKGVNFPSLNLRLPSMTEKDKQDLEFGIQQGVDIISLSFVRQADDVRELKELLKAKGADIPVLAKIEKPQAVKNFEAIAEEVDAIMVARGDLGVEMRPEKVPAIQKQIIRLCNRKGIPVITATQMLESMIHNARPTRAEASDVANAIIDGTDAVMLSGESAMGDFPVQAVEMLARIAAEIEPTIEFPNFPPNKMDETHAISEALNTIDSILDLRCICAFTMTGFTASLAAAERPRAPIVAFTSDRAIYNRLNLIWGVKPLLLQNPVTSTDELAKIAETMLYERGLATPGDKVLIMGGNPIQTAKTTNFLNIHTLQPR; this is encoded by the coding sequence ATGCAGTTACTTCCCCATCGCACTAAGATTGTTGCTACGATTGGACCCGCCAGCAACTCGCCTGAAGTAGTGCGCAAACTGCTCAAGGCAGGCATGAGTGTTGCCCGGTTGAATTTTTCCCACGGCAGCTACGAATCTCATGCCCAAAATATTCATCTGTTGCGATCGCTTGCTGAAGAAATGGAGATGCCACTTGCCCTATTGCAAGACCTCCAGGGACCGAAAATTCGCGTTGGACAAATTCCTGAACCAGGGCTGCAACTGATTGAGGGAGCGCATTTAACTCTGGTACCACTGGAAGACTTGAACGGTCAACCTGACACGATTGGGATTGATTATCCTTACGTTGCAGAAGAAGCTGAGCCAGGAACTCAGGTGCTTTTGGCGGATGGGCTAATGGAATTGAAGGTCGTGGAGGTTCAGGGAAGGGCGGTGCTCTGTCGTGTGATTGAAGGGGGCGTGCTGACCAGTCGGAAAGGGGTAAATTTCCCCTCCTTAAATTTGCGCCTGCCTTCTATGACCGAGAAAGATAAACAAGATTTAGAGTTTGGGATTCAACAGGGCGTAGATATTATTTCCTTGAGTTTTGTGCGGCAGGCAGACGATGTACGCGAACTTAAGGAATTGTTAAAAGCAAAAGGTGCAGACATTCCAGTGCTAGCAAAGATCGAAAAGCCGCAAGCTGTGAAGAATTTTGAAGCGATCGCTGAAGAAGTGGACGCGATTATGGTAGCGCGGGGTGATTTGGGCGTAGAAATGCGTCCAGAAAAAGTACCCGCCATCCAAAAACAAATTATTCGATTGTGCAATCGCAAAGGCATTCCGGTGATTACCGCGACCCAAATGCTGGAAAGTATGATTCACAACGCCCGTCCCACCCGTGCCGAAGCTAGTGACGTTGCCAACGCCATTATTGACGGGACTGACGCAGTAATGTTATCCGGTGAATCGGCAATGGGAGATTTTCCAGTGCAAGCAGTGGAAATGCTAGCTCGGATTGCGGCTGAAATCGAGCCAACAATTGAGTTTCCCAACTTTCCTCCCAACAAGATGGATGAAACTCATGCGATTAGTGAAGCGCTGAATACGATTGATAGCATTCTAGATTTGCGCTGCATTTGCGCCTTCACCATGACGGGCTTTACTGCCAGCCTTGCTGCTGCTGAACGTCCCCGTGCACCAATTGTGGCATTTACCAGTGATCGCGCTATCTACAACCGTTTGAACCTGATTTGGGGCGTGAAGCCATTACTGCTGCAAAATCCCGTTACATCAACGGATGAACTCGCCAAAATTGCTGAAACCATGCTGTATGAACGCGGTTTAGCAACTCCTGGCGATAAAGTCTTGATTATGGGCGGCAATCCGATCCAAACCGCCAAAACTACGAATTTCTTGAATATTCACACTCTGCAGCCAAGATAG
- a CDS encoding glycosyltransferase (IMG reference gene:2510097598~PFAM: Glycosyl transferases group 1): MKVALVHDCLRDYGDAERTLQVLHRLYPNAPIYTAFIDYPRLGKAAKQFADWDIRPTFAQRLPGITHLYQAYRRWLPYFWESLDLSSYDLVISSSGDYLSQAVLTRSHTLHISYCHTPPRQLWEPIQPFPGDGSRAWVNPFLRQYDFYAAQRVDRFVTNSEVTARRIRKFYRRSAEVIHPPVQVRGAGSAGTDYYLYVGDLNPLQQVNLAIQACQQLNRPLWIVGTGSETSRLQTAARKGVRFLGEVPAETITDLYRGAIALIYPTAYEDFAFSPVEAMGHGVPVIASELSGMKEIILNFRTGLLFSQPTAESLCEAILQFEKLRFSATACIERAEEFAESVFISKFEWFVAKALDEYHSAIN; the protein is encoded by the coding sequence ATGAAAGTGGCACTTGTCCACGATTGCCTGCGGGACTATGGAGATGCCGAGCGGACTTTGCAAGTCCTACATCGGCTATATCCCAATGCGCCAATTTATACAGCATTTATTGACTATCCCCGACTCGGTAAAGCGGCAAAACAATTCGCGGATTGGGATATTCGCCCTACTTTTGCCCAGCGCTTACCTGGTATCACGCACCTCTACCAGGCTTATCGTCGCTGGTTGCCCTACTTTTGGGAATCGCTGGATCTGTCATCTTATGACCTGGTGATTTCTTCATCTGGGGATTACTTGAGTCAGGCAGTGTTGACGCGATCGCACACGCTGCACATTAGCTACTGTCACACGCCACCTCGACAATTGTGGGAACCGATTCAGCCTTTTCCAGGAGATGGTTCTAGGGCGTGGGTAAATCCCTTCCTGCGCCAGTATGACTTTTATGCCGCTCAACGGGTTGATCGCTTTGTCACCAATTCAGAAGTGACTGCCCGCCGCATTCGCAAGTTCTATCGGCGATCAGCTGAAGTCATCCATCCTCCTGTGCAAGTGCGGGGTGCAGGTTCTGCTGGAACAGATTACTATCTGTACGTAGGTGATTTGAATCCACTGCAACAGGTTAATCTGGCAATTCAAGCTTGTCAGCAGTTAAATCGTCCTTTGTGGATTGTAGGTACAGGGAGTGAAACCAGTCGCTTGCAGACAGCAGCCAGGAAAGGTGTACGATTTCTTGGTGAAGTGCCTGCGGAGACAATAACAGACCTTTATCGGGGGGCGATCGCCCTGATTTACCCCACTGCTTACGAAGATTTCGCTTTTTCCCCAGTGGAAGCAATGGGGCATGGGGTTCCAGTGATTGCATCCGAGTTAAGCGGTATGAAGGAAATCATTCTCAACTTCCGCACTGGACTCCTCTTTTCCCAGCCCACCGCCGAAAGCTTATGCGAAGCGATCCTCCAGTTTGAAAAACTCCGCTTTTCGGCAACTGCCTGCATTGAACGGGCAGAAGAATTTGCAGAATCGGTTTTTATCTCCAAGTTTGAATGGTTTGTGGCAAAAGCATTGGATGAATACCACAGTGCTATAAACTAA
- a CDS encoding hypothetical protein (IMG reference gene:2510097597~PFAM: Protein of unknown function (DUF1499)), giving the protein MFAGKRPTNLGVKDGRLSPCPNSPNCVCSYDTDVVHAIAPLSFNGEASEAIAKLKQVIQSIERTTIVTESSDYLYAEFKSKLMGFVDDVEFYLDSAAKVIHVRSASRLGKSDLGVNRNRIELIREKLKELAA; this is encoded by the coding sequence ATGTTTGCTGGAAAACGTCCAACGAATCTGGGTGTCAAGGATGGCAGGCTTTCTCCATGTCCCAATAGCCCCAATTGTGTATGCAGTTACGACACGGATGTGGTTCATGCGATCGCGCCACTCTCCTTTAATGGAGAAGCCTCTGAGGCGATCGCCAAATTAAAGCAAGTCATCCAATCAATAGAGCGAACAACAATTGTAACGGAGTCATCGGACTACCTGTATGCTGAATTTAAGAGTAAGCTAATGGGTTTTGTGGATGATGTAGAGTTCTATCTTGACTCTGCCGCAAAGGTGATCCATGTGCGATCAGCCTCTCGTTTAGGTAAATCTGATTTGGGTGTAAACCGAAATCGCATTGAACTTATTCGAGAAAAGCTGAAAGAACTCGCAGCGTAA